The Hyphomicrobiales bacterium genome has a window encoding:
- a CDS encoding hypothetical protein (Evidence 5 : Unknown function), which yields MRPHSYSALGACSIHGRETGSPPKTGRVRLSPVRTLAAKDDHRVSVIVAELAYRRDAD from the coding sequence GCACTCATACTCTGCCCTCGGCGCGTGCTCTATCCATGGTCGGGAGACGGGTTCACCGCCCAAAACTGGTCGGGTCCGGCTCTCGCCCGTCCGCACACTGGCAGCCAAGGATGACCATCGGGTTAGCGTAATCGTTGCAGAACTTGCATATCGGCGCGATGCGGACTAA